From Pseudomonas sp. LS1212, the proteins below share one genomic window:
- a CDS encoding MerR family DNA-binding transcriptional regulator — MSTQTYSISDLSRELDITTRAIRFYEEQGLLSPERRGLERIYSARDKVSLKLILRGKRIGFSLAECRELIELYDPSSGNGKQLNSMLVKIAERRAQLEQQLLDIQQMQLELDTAEERCVQALAETLKNQKNGRQAS, encoded by the coding sequence ATGAGCACCCAGACCTACAGCATTTCCGACCTGTCCCGCGAGCTGGACATCACCACCCGGGCCATCCGTTTTTATGAAGAACAAGGCCTGCTCAGCCCCGAGCGGCGTGGCCTGGAGCGGATCTATTCGGCGCGTGACAAGGTCAGCCTGAAGCTGATTCTGCGCGGCAAGCGCATCGGTTTTTCCCTGGCCGAGTGCCGCGAGCTGATCGAGCTCTATGACCCCAGCAGCGGCAACGGCAAGCAGCTCAACAGCATGCTGGTGAAGATCGCCGAGCGCCGGGCACAGCTGGAGCAGCAACTGCTGGACATCCAGCAGATGCAACTGGAGCTCGATACCGCCGAAGAACGCTGCGTGCAGGCATTGGCCGAAACCCTGAAAAATCAAAAAAATGGCCGC